One genomic region from Enoplosus armatus isolate fEnoArm2 chromosome 17, fEnoArm2.hap1, whole genome shotgun sequence encodes:
- the LOC139300086 gene encoding serotonin N-acetyltransferase-like: MMSVVGAQPFIKPMQPTPSVSPGIQRRHTLPASEVRPLNTQDAISVFEIEREAFISVSGECPLHLDEVRHFLTLCPELSMGWFEEGRLVAFIIGSLWDQDRLTTDALTLHKPCGSTVHIHILAVHRTFRQQGKGPFLMWRYLQYLRCLPNVRRAVLMCEDILIPFYRKSGFKVLGRCSITVANLTFTEMWYPISGHAYMRRNSEAIRFPLHPLTLPLAKTDEHVDV; encoded by the exons ATGATGTCCGTTGTTGGCGCGCAGCCTTTCATCAAGCCAATGCAGCCGACACCTTCTGTCTCGCCGGGCATCCAGAGGAGACACACGCTCCCCGCCAGCGAAGTCCGACCGCTCAACACGCAAGATGCCATAAGCGTCTTTGAAATCGAGCGAGAAG cattcATCTCCGTGTCAGGTGAGTGTCCCCTCCACCTGGATGAGGTGCGTCACTTCCTCACGCTGTGTCCAGAGCTGTCCATGGGCTGGTTCGAGGAGGGCCGGCTGGTGGCTTTTATCATCGGCTCTCTCTGGGACCAGGACAGACTCACCACA GACGCACTGACTCTCCACAAGCCCTGCGGCTCCACCGTCCACATCCACATCCTCGCTGTCCATCGCACCTTCAGGCAGCAGGGCAAAGGTCCCTTCCTGATGTGGCGCTACCTGCAGTATCTCCGCTGCCTGCCCAACGTGCGTCGAGCCGTGCTGATGTGCGAGGACATCCTCATCCCCTTCTACCGCAAGTCGGGCTTCAAGGTGCTGGGCCGCTGCAGCATCACCGTGGCCAACCTGACCTTCACAGAGATGTGGTACCCCATCAGCGGCCACGCGTACATGCGGCGCAACAGCGAGGCCATCCGCTTCCCCCTGCATCCCTTGACTCTGCCGCTGGCAAAGACTGATGAACACGTTGATGTGTGA